The region CCACAGAAGCAAACTGTAGCGTTCTGCCATCTCCACACTGGATACCAGAAGCCTGGGGCTGCTGGACATGTGAGGCTACCACCTTGCTGGATCTTCagttgttcttccctctttccaggTCCTCGTGCAAAATCTGATCGGCTGAGCTCAGGTCAGATGCCTGTGCCTTGGTTGCTGGGGTCAGAGGGAGCAAGTGTGGCCTCCTCATGCCCACAGGAGGAAGCAGGGTCTGCAGTCAGCCCATTTGTAGATGTTAGGACTCTGGGCCACCAAAACCCCATAACTGTGCATCACACCACTGCATGGACAATGTAAAGTTGCCAAAgggttgttttttaaaacttactatggTAAAATACATgacatttaccattttaactgtacagttcagtggcattgagCAGACTCAACATCGCTgcacaaccatcaccatcatccacgtccagaacttcttcatcttcccaaactgaaattgtCCCCATTAAatagtaactccccattcccccagcccctggcaaccaccatcctgTCTGTCTTTGTGAATTCGACAGTTCTAGGTATCTCATATAAACAAGAGttgtacaatatttgtctttttgtgtctggctcatttcactaagcatgttttcaaggtttatccatgtagCTTGTATCAGAAAATCATCCCTTTtgagggctgaataatattctgttgtaccTTATACTGCATTATGTTTATCCACTCATTCACTGATGGATGTTTGTGTTGTTTCCACCTTCTGGCCATTgtgaatgctgctatgaacatgggtgtacgaGTAtcttgagaccctgctttcaattcttttgggtattatactcagaagtggaacaGTATCAGTGTTAAGCAGGGGATAAACAGCATCATACTTTCTTAGAAAACTCATTCGGGCCGCAGTGTTGTGGAGTTTGAAGAGGTGAGAGATTAAAGGGAAGGAGACTCGTTAGGAGGCCAGGGCAACTGTCCAGTGGCCTCAGGGATGGAGggatgtggaggaggttggggctgACAGAATGGGGTGAGAGAGAGGGTAGAGGTGCATATGACCCCAGGTCCCTGGGTGGTGGGACTGGGTCAGCTGGTGGTGGTGATAATGGCAGAGGGAGCACAGGAAGAGGCAAGCTGGTGGATGAGCTGAATTTGAGATGACTTCTGGGGTGGGATACAGTTCTAAAAGACAGTCCTAGATTCTGGTTTGAAGCTCAGGAGAGAGGTATGGTTTGGAGATAGAGACTAGCAAGTCTTGAGCAAGGAGGTGACCCACAAAGAGCAAGGAGATTGAAAAGAGGATCCAGGACTGAACGTGGGTGTGCTGGTATTTCAGGGGAAGCCAAGAAAGAGGGGCCACCAGTACTACGGCCCCAAGAAGCGTGTTCTCAGCCCAGGCTGCAGAGGCCTGAGTCTGTAGCATTGGTCATTAGGGGGGCCGCTGGTTACTTTTGTCCAAGCAGTAAATGGAGTGATGAGGGCACCCAGAGtaaattgaaaggaagcagagaacCTTTGGACATTATTTCAAAGGGGTTAATCTTGAAAGACATTAATAGCAGTAGATGAAAACATGCTGGATAAGATTTTTTTTGGATTAGGATTAAGGTGGTTGTTTTCAACAATTAAATGAACATAAGCCTGTTTAAGACTTGTAGGAGAAAGAGGCATCTCAGAGATGAGAACTGGATCAAAAGCCAAAATGGAAAGCTTGGTCTTGAAAAGAGGAGCCCCCTCTCCTCTGGGTAAGGGAAGGAGGTAAAGGTGGGGAGGCTTAGGGAGAATTTAAAGACCTTGATCTGCTCTAAGGACTAGGAGGCAAGGACAAGCATAGAGGATgcgagggagaggaagagaattcCTGGGAATCTGCACCTCTGACTAGCTCCCCAGGGGTTCTGCACTCAGTGCTGGGGAGCATCCAGGTTGGGCCCGTGTGAAACATCGGTCCCTTAGCAGGAGTCTGACAGGGAGACGGGGCCGGGGAGCAAGGGCTGGAATTGGGGTGGTGTGCAGATTGGTTTCCAGGTACTGAGCAAAGCTCTTAGCAGCCTCACCCCAGCCCCGACTTctttcctccagccctgccttgGAGTGGGTACAGTGACTGGACAGGTGGGAGTGACCTACTGCAGGGCTTCTGGAGGTCAGGCTGGCAGCCCTCGGTACAAAGGGACAAGCCTGGTGACACAGCCAAAAGAAAGTGTGGCTCTTGGGCCCCACACCATCAGCTCTGCCTTTGACCCAACAAAAGAAACACTCTCTGAACAGGCAATAATTCTTTAatcaggttttcttttttaatttaaaaaagaaacctgtTTTCTCTTAAACTCCATTCTTACTTTTTCAGGGACAGAGAGAAGTTTGTGATAATGAAATCAACCCAACATCATTTGGTGACTTCCAGTTCTACAGGACTGTTTCCTGGGAGTTGTCCTGCCAGCTGGTGAGGACAGCCCAAAGGCATCTGGGCCCACCCTGGTAAACGGGCTTGCTTGCAGGATTTGACAAAGCACGAAGCGTTCAACAGGTAGCCTGGGACCCTTCAGCCTTGCAAAGAGTTTAATTAGTGCCATCAGGCCCAAGCATTTCAGGTGCCCTAACCGAGGAAGCGCTTATTTTCCCTGATGTTCTCTGCTGTCCACCAGCCCCTCTACACTCCTCTTAGCCTCCACGTCCACGAACCTGTAAATGTCAAAAGGCACAATGGCCTGGGCTCTGGCGGAAGCTGTGGCTGGGAAGCCTTTGAAGGCTCACTTTTTAACAACATTGAGGAACAAGAAGCAGAGGGTAGGGGAGCAGGGTTCCCCAGAGAACGACCACCGCTCTGCCCCATTCAACTCTGAGCACCTACCTCAGGGCAATGTCCTCGTGTGAGAGGACACTAAGGAAGCTGAAAGCTAAAACTGCTATTAACCACAGCCCCTTTCTGGCACGCGAGAAAAGCTTCTTAGAAATTTACAAGTGTAGCTGCAAAATGCTAGATCACCATCAAGACCATCCAAACCCTAAGTTATTCTTCTATAGCTGAGTAGACTCTGTacactttattttgttaaaaaaaaaaaacaggtataaGTGACAGGAGCGTACCCCTTCCCGGCCCCCTGCGGGCCTCCAGTCCCAGtgccctgagcctcaggttcAGTGGCATCTGGAGACACCTTCTTTGCCCCAAGCAGCCAGTGCCCCATCAGCCTGGCATTTAACCGAACACCTCAACAGCAGAACAGACTATAAAACACAGCTTCTCTGCAGTAAACATTTACGTTTGAGACCCAGCCAAGGCTTCCCTCTATCCTTCAAAACCTAAGACCCTATAGACTGAATGTCCAGCTTCTCCCTCAGATAGACTGTTTGCAATCCATGGGGACATGTCCTCCTAGACCAGCCACAGAATCTATGAGGAAACCCAAGCCTTGATACCTTGAGAGGATCATGACAGGGAACAGAAGGCAACTCAGAAGAGAAAGGGCAAGGCTGGCTGTGGCCCTCGGCATTCGTTTCTGGTGGAGCTGGTGCAGAGCAGCCATGTTTCCCAACAAGGGCGGAGGTGCTCTCTCACCCACAACCCCCCGCCCTTTAACCTCCTCGGGCTGGGCCAGTGATTCTGACTCCCTAGTCTGTGGCCCAACTGGAAACCAACTGGGATactctgggaggcagggaggagagggtaGTGGGTCACCGACTACAGAAAGGACACCAGTGCATGGCTGGGCCAGGCAGGCCGGGCCCCCTTTCCTGAAGCTGAGACGGCTGTGGCTACCACACAAGCCCTGGGAGGAGGACAGGCCTCCTGTGCAGCAACAGCACGGTGGTGGGTAAcaaggccaggggaggggacCCTGAGAGTCTTCTCCACAGGTAGAGGGGACTATGTACAGGGGGAGGAGAAGAGTCTGGCCAGGTGCATCCCCATCTCATCTCATTCAACCAGGAGATCAAACTGCTCAGCAGCTTCAAACTCAGCATTCATGGCCGCGGCCCACTCATCCAGCTCCGATTTCTGGGGGAAGAGAAATGGGGGGCAGGTGAGTGGGGAAGGGGGCATGTTGGCTGGAATGTCTCCACCTATGGTCTGCAGGCGCTGCCTTTCCCTCATAAAAACCAGAGCTGAGCCCCGGCCCTGTGAGTGTCTGGTGTGTCTGGCGTGTCCGCAGAGGAAGGCCCTGCCCCTCACTCACCAAGATTTCAGGCACCTTCTTCTTCTTTCGCTTCTCTTTTATGACCGGCGGGGAGATTCCAGGAAGAGTCATGTCTGGGGCCCAGGGCTTCGCAGGGACCCTGGGGACCTCGGTTAACTTTGAACACACCACCGGTGAGACTCCAGCCAAGTCTTCTGCCGCCAGCAGCCCCTCAAAGCCAAAGCAGGACCGGCGGccaggggtggaggtggaggcagaGCCAAGAGTCTCCAGACGGCTATAGGATCGCCTGACTTTCTTCGACATTTCCAAGTCTCTGGCGTCCAGGTCTCCTTCTCCGGAGTTGGACTCAACACTAATAGAGCAGAGcacaggagtgggggtgggggtgacaggGACGCTGCATGTCTGGAAGAGGTCTTCCCTTGCAGGCTTCTTGCTGGAAGGGTTGTTTTCTTTCTCCAAGAGAAAAGCAATCTGTACCAAGATGGAAGAGAGAATGCCTCCCTGTTACCTAGCTGTGTTACTCTCAGAAAGGCCCAAGGAGATGTAGGGCAGAAAGACAGACCCACAGGACACTTTTAAAAGGGAAAGTGGAGACAAGTTAGGCACTGAGACAGatgtggggaggggaagagaccAGTCAGTCATGGCTTCTGAGTCCACTGTTGTGACACAAGAAGACTGGCCACCATCCCCGACGCTATCAGGTCTGTCCCCAAAATGTGACTGAACCCTAACCATCCGTCACTGGAGCAAGCCCCCATCACCTGTCCTCTAGACCCTTTCaataccctcctccctgccccttcctgctcCGGTCCATTTGCCACACAGCTGGAGatgattttcctaaaatctccATCCAGTCAGTAAGTACGTATGGGTCACCTGCCAGGCCCTGTCCTGGGCACTGGGAGTACAGCagggaaaaaaacagagagaaccCCTGTCTTCGTGGAGCTTCCACTCTAGCAGGGAAAAGAGGCAATAGAAATCATGTTGTCCGTTAGAGATGCTAAGTTCTCTTTTGGAGAAAAACAGGAGCCTAGAGCATACTTGGGGGTGGTTTGGAATTTTAAGCAGGTATACATCAATGTAGGCCCCACTGAGGTAGCATCTGAGCTATgacttgaaggaggtgagggaataAGTCATCTGGAGAAGAAATGTTCTAGGCAGAGCAAACAGAAGgtacaaaggtcctgaggtgcaACTATGACAGTCACTGTCAAGGAAcaggaaggccagtgtggctaaAGTGAGAAGAGGAACTGAAGGTGGTTTGGGAGGTAATGGGCATGTTCTAAGGCGTTTTGGTAGGCCACTGTAAGGGGAGACCCTTGCTCTGAGACCCAGGGAGCCATGGCAAGGTTATGAACAGGAAAGTGCTTAATCTGACATGCGTACTAAGAGGTCCATGTACTGGCTCCTCTTAAGTCTAATCTCAGT is a window of Vicugna pacos chromosome 10, VicPac4, whole genome shotgun sequence DNA encoding:
- the CDCA5 gene encoding sororin isoform X3; the protein is MSERRTRSGGAAQCSEPKAPTPTQSLRRSQRKSGSDLPSTLPEIWPKAPQEAPIRKPIVLKKIVAHTVETPSVQSPRRSPRIAFLLEKENNPSSKKPAREDLFQTCSVPVTPTPTPVLCSISVESNSGEGDLDARDLEMSKKVRRSYSRLETLGSASTSTPGRRSCFGFEGLLAAEDLAGVSPVVCSKLTEVPRVPAKPWAPDMTLPGISPPVIKEKRKKKKVPEILKSELDEWAAAMNAEFEAAEQFDLLVE